The following proteins come from a genomic window of Paramicrobacterium humi:
- the ftsH gene encoding ATP-dependent zinc metalloprotease FtsH gives MNLKRIFKGPIPYILIAIIAFWIGSSLLNIGGYKEISTQDGLELLKGSTVSQAVITQGENRVDLTLSKADGDNGKLVQFYFVDARANDVVKAVDSAAPKDGFNDKVPQSNWWLSMASILIPLLLVGVFFWWMLSSMQGGGSKVMQFGKSKAKLVSKESPKVTFDDVAGADEAIEELEEIKDFLKDPAKFQAVGARIPKGVLLYGPPGTGKTLLARAVAGEAGVPFYSISGSDFVEMFVGVGASRVRDLFQQAKENSPAIIFVDEIDAVGRHRGAGMGGGHDEREQTLNQLLVEMDGFDPKTNVILIAATNRPDILDPALLRPGRFDRQIGVDAPDLNGRRKILEVHGRGKPLAEGVDLDVVARKTPGFTGADLANVLNEAALLTARSNAQLIDNRALDEAIDRVVAGPQRRTRVMNDKEKLITAYHEGGHALAAAAMNHTDPVTKITILPRGRALGYTMVLPLEDKYSVTRNELLDQLAYAMGGRVAEEIVFHDPTTGASNDIEKATGIARKMVTEYGMTTDVGPVKLGQASGEMFLGRDMGHQRDYSEQLAEHVDRQVRDLIEQAHNEAWQVINDNRDILDRLASELLEKETLDHNQLEDIFKPVKKLPERPVWLSSDERPVSDRPPVQIPTPKAPIQPGATDGGVTSEDGQAASEQSQTGHGKPRPATA, from the coding sequence ATGAACCTGAAGCGCATCTTCAAAGGCCCCATCCCGTACATTCTGATCGCGATAATCGCCTTCTGGATCGGGTCGAGCCTGCTGAACATCGGCGGCTACAAGGAGATCTCCACCCAGGATGGTCTTGAGCTGCTCAAGGGCTCGACCGTGAGCCAGGCCGTCATCACGCAGGGCGAGAACCGCGTCGACCTCACCCTCTCCAAGGCCGACGGCGACAACGGCAAGCTCGTGCAGTTCTACTTCGTCGACGCGCGCGCGAACGACGTCGTGAAGGCCGTGGACTCGGCCGCCCCGAAGGACGGCTTCAACGACAAGGTGCCGCAGAGCAACTGGTGGCTCTCGATGGCGAGCATCCTCATCCCGCTGCTCCTCGTCGGCGTGTTCTTCTGGTGGATGCTCTCGAGCATGCAGGGCGGCGGCAGCAAGGTCATGCAGTTCGGGAAGTCGAAGGCGAAGCTCGTCTCGAAGGAGTCGCCGAAGGTGACCTTCGACGACGTCGCCGGCGCGGACGAGGCGATCGAGGAGCTCGAGGAGATCAAGGACTTCCTCAAGGACCCGGCCAAGTTCCAGGCGGTCGGCGCCCGCATCCCCAAGGGCGTGCTGCTGTACGGCCCTCCCGGAACCGGTAAGACCCTTCTCGCACGCGCCGTCGCCGGCGAGGCGGGCGTGCCGTTCTACTCCATCTCGGGCTCGGACTTCGTCGAGATGTTCGTCGGCGTCGGCGCGAGCCGCGTGCGCGACCTGTTCCAGCAGGCGAAGGAGAACTCGCCCGCCATCATCTTCGTCGACGAGATCGACGCCGTCGGCCGCCACCGCGGCGCCGGCATGGGCGGCGGGCACGACGAGCGCGAGCAGACGCTGAACCAGCTGCTCGTCGAGATGGACGGCTTCGACCCCAAGACGAACGTCATCCTCATCGCGGCGACGAACCGTCCCGACATCCTCGACCCCGCGCTGCTGCGGCCGGGCCGCTTCGACCGGCAGATCGGCGTCGACGCGCCCGACCTCAACGGCCGCCGGAAGATCCTCGAGGTGCACGGCCGCGGCAAGCCGCTCGCGGAAGGCGTCGACCTCGACGTCGTCGCGCGCAAGACGCCCGGCTTCACGGGCGCCGACCTCGCCAACGTGCTCAACGAGGCTGCGCTGCTCACGGCGCGCTCGAACGCGCAGCTCATCGACAACCGTGCGCTCGACGAGGCCATCGACCGCGTGGTCGCGGGTCCGCAGCGCCGCACGCGCGTGATGAACGACAAGGAGAAGCTCATCACGGCGTACCACGAGGGCGGTCACGCTCTCGCCGCGGCGGCGATGAACCACACGGACCCCGTGACGAAGATCACGATCCTGCCGCGTGGTCGCGCCCTCGGCTACACGATGGTGCTGCCGCTCGAGGACAAGTACTCCGTCACCCGCAACGAACTGCTCGACCAGCTCGCCTACGCGATGGGCGGCCGCGTCGCCGAGGAGATCGTGTTCCACGACCCCACGACGGGCGCCTCGAACGACATCGAGAAGGCGACGGGCATCGCCCGCAAGATGGTCACCGAGTACGGCATGACGACGGACGTCGGACCTGTCAAGCTCGGCCAGGCCTCCGGCGAGATGTTCCTCGGTCGCGACATGGGCCACCAGCGCGACTACTCGGAGCAGCTCGCCGAGCACGTCGACCGTCAGGTGCGCGACCTCATCGAGCAGGCGCACAACGAGGCGTGGCAGGTCATCAACGACAACCGTGACATCCTCGACCGGCTCGCGTCGGAGCTTCTCGAGAAGGAGACGCTCGACCACAACCAGCTCGAGGACATCTTCAAGCCGGTCAAGAAGCTGCCCGAGCGCCCCGTGTGGCTCTCGAGCGATGAGCGCCCGGTGAGCGATCGTCCTCCCGTGCAGATCCCGACGCCGAAGGCGCCCATCCAGCCCGGCGCGACGGACGGCGGCGTGACGTCGGAGGACGGCCAGGCGGCGTCCGAGCAGTCGCAGACCGGACACGGGAAGCCCCGGCCCGCTACGGCCTAG
- the folE gene encoding GTP cyclohydrolase I, producing the protein MARVDRERIEAATRELIAAIGESVDRPGLEQTPQRVADAYAEFFSGVGEDPLQHLGEGMPLDPSEAGEAVLVRGIAFRSMCEHHLLPFLGTADVAYVPDEKVVGLGRIPRVVGVLAARPQVQERLGEQIAETIETGLGAKGVLVVLDAQHACVTARGTRQAGSTTVTVASRGILRNPLERAELFALLGKGPQS; encoded by the coding sequence ATGGCGAGAGTGGATCGCGAGCGCATCGAAGCGGCGACACGTGAGCTGATCGCCGCGATCGGCGAGTCCGTCGACCGACCGGGACTCGAACAGACGCCCCAGCGCGTCGCCGACGCGTACGCGGAGTTCTTCAGCGGCGTCGGCGAGGACCCGCTGCAGCACCTCGGCGAGGGCATGCCGCTCGACCCGTCCGAAGCGGGGGAGGCTGTGCTCGTGCGCGGCATCGCGTTCCGGTCGATGTGCGAACATCACCTGCTGCCGTTCCTCGGCACCGCCGACGTCGCCTACGTGCCCGACGAGAAAGTCGTCGGCCTCGGCCGCATTCCGCGCGTTGTCGGCGTGCTCGCCGCCCGGCCGCAAGTGCAGGAGCGGCTCGGCGAGCAGATCGCCGAGACGATCGAGACGGGTCTAGGCGCGAAGGGCGTGCTCGTCGTTCTCGACGCGCAGCACGCGTGCGTCACCGCTCGAGGAACGCGCCAGGCCGGCTCCACGACCGTGACCGTGGCCAGTCGCGGCATCCTGCGCAATCCGCTCGAGCGGGCGGAGCTGTTCGCCCTCCTCGGCAAGGGTCCCCAGTCGTGA
- the folP gene encoding dihydropteroate synthase, giving the protein MTLIMGVVNVTPDSFSDGGRYFDHDAAIAHARALVSEGADLIDVGGESTRPGADLVDPTEEQRRVIPVIERLVADGVRVSVDTMHASTAAAAAAAGAAMINDVSGGLLDSDMPAVAAETGLDFVAMHWRGYLTDPHERVHYDDVVAVVRDELTERVDALTAAGIDRSRLILDPGLGFSKNPEHNWAILGHLETYAPLADRVLIGASRKRFLATVSPVGAQPAERDPATAAISMLCSQAGIWAVRVHDVVGTRTAFNVLDAVDAGRD; this is encoded by the coding sequence GTGACGCTGATCATGGGCGTCGTGAACGTCACTCCCGATTCGTTCAGCGACGGCGGGCGCTACTTCGACCACGACGCGGCGATCGCGCACGCCCGGGCGCTCGTGAGCGAGGGCGCGGACCTCATCGACGTCGGCGGCGAGTCCACGCGTCCGGGCGCCGACCTCGTCGACCCCACCGAGGAGCAGCGTCGCGTGATCCCCGTGATCGAGCGGCTCGTCGCTGACGGCGTTCGCGTGAGCGTCGACACGATGCACGCCTCGACGGCCGCTGCGGCGGCGGCGGCCGGCGCCGCGATGATCAACGACGTCTCGGGCGGACTGCTCGATTCCGACATGCCCGCGGTGGCCGCCGAGACAGGGCTCGACTTCGTCGCCATGCACTGGCGCGGCTACCTCACCGATCCGCACGAGCGCGTGCACTACGACGACGTCGTCGCGGTCGTGCGCGACGAGCTCACGGAGCGCGTCGACGCGCTCACGGCCGCAGGCATCGACCGATCGCGGCTCATCCTCGACCCCGGTCTCGGCTTCTCGAAGAACCCTGAGCACAACTGGGCGATCCTCGGCCATCTCGAGACCTACGCGCCGCTCGCCGACCGAGTGCTCATCGGCGCGAGCCGCAAGCGCTTCCTCGCCACCGTCTCGCCCGTCGGCGCGCAACCGGCAGAGCGGGATCCCGCGACGGCGGCGATCAGCATGCTGTGCTCGCAAGCGGGCATCTGGGCGGTGCGCGTTCACGACGTCGTGGGCACGCGGACGGCCTTCAACGTCCTCGACGCGGTCGACGCCGGACGGGACTGA
- a CDS encoding biotin transporter BioY — protein MKTTLNDITRIAVFAALIAVLGIPGAISVGGAVPITLQTLGVMLAGAILGWWRGAASVIVLLVLAAAGLPLLSGGRGGIGVFFGPTAGYMLGWIVGAAVVGAIVHAGARRPVWWRVALGSVVGGILVVYAVGIPVMAAVLGLSIPDAIAANYVFLPGDAIKAALTVALTLAVWKAYPRAFGFERRLLAVKKQPATVAP, from the coding sequence GTGAAGACAACCCTCAACGACATCACCCGCATCGCCGTGTTCGCGGCCCTCATCGCCGTGCTCGGCATCCCCGGCGCCATCAGCGTCGGCGGCGCCGTGCCGATCACGCTGCAGACGCTCGGCGTCATGCTCGCCGGCGCCATACTCGGCTGGTGGCGTGGAGCGGCATCCGTCATCGTGCTTCTCGTTCTCGCCGCGGCGGGGCTGCCGCTGCTCTCGGGCGGACGCGGCGGCATCGGCGTGTTCTTCGGCCCGACGGCGGGATACATGCTCGGCTGGATCGTCGGCGCCGCCGTCGTGGGCGCCATCGTGCACGCCGGCGCCCGCCGGCCCGTGTGGTGGCGGGTGGCGCTCGGCTCGGTCGTCGGCGGCATCCTCGTCGTCTACGCCGTCGGCATCCCCGTCATGGCCGCTGTGCTCGGCCTCTCGATTCCGGATGCGATCGCCGCGAACTACGTGTTCCTGCCCGGTGACGCGATCAAGGCGGCGCTCACCGTCGCGCTGACGCTCGCCGTGTGGAAGGCGTACCCGCGCGCCTTCGGCTTCGAGCGCCGCCTGCTGGCCGTGAAGAAGCAGCCCGCCACGGTCGCGCCGTGA
- a CDS encoding energy-coupling factor ABC transporter ATP-binding protein — protein MNAAAGESVIELDHVSVRHAAADREVVALDDVSLVTAARKIAVIGLNGSGKSTFARLLNGLRTPTSGRVTVGGLDAAKDVRALRRRVGFVFTNPDAQIVMPTVAEDVAFSLRGRGLSRAEIAERVGLVLAENGLADRADVPAHDLSGGQKQLLAIASVLAAGPSLVVADEPTTLLDARNARRIGDLLLGLPQQSVIVTHDLRLAAACDEALLFDRGRLVTAGEPAPVVDRYLAEVVAAP, from the coding sequence GTGAACGCGGCGGCCGGCGAGAGCGTGATCGAACTCGATCACGTCTCGGTCCGGCACGCCGCAGCCGACCGGGAGGTCGTGGCTCTCGATGACGTGAGCCTCGTGACGGCAGCGCGCAAGATCGCGGTCATCGGCCTCAACGGCTCCGGCAAGTCGACGTTCGCGCGGCTGCTCAACGGTCTCCGCACCCCGACGAGCGGACGCGTCACCGTCGGCGGCCTCGACGCCGCAAAGGATGTGCGGGCACTGCGAAGGCGCGTCGGCTTCGTGTTCACGAACCCGGACGCGCAGATCGTCATGCCGACCGTCGCGGAAGACGTGGCGTTCTCGCTGCGCGGCCGCGGGCTCTCGCGCGCCGAGATCGCCGAGCGCGTCGGCCTCGTGCTCGCCGAGAACGGGCTCGCCGATCGCGCGGACGTGCCGGCGCACGACCTCTCGGGCGGGCAGAAGCAGCTGCTCGCCATCGCGTCGGTGCTCGCCGCCGGACCGAGCCTCGTCGTCGCCGACGAGCCCACGACCCTGCTCGACGCACGCAACGCCCGCCGCATCGGCGACCTGCTGCTCGGCCTGCCGCAGCAGAGCGTCATCGTCACCCACGACCTCCGGCTCGCCGCCGCGTGCGACGAGGCGCTGCTGTTCGACCGCGGGCGGCTCGTCACGGCGGGGGAGCCGGCGCCGGTCGTCGACCGCTACCTCGCCGAGGTCGTGGCGGCGCCGTGA
- a CDS encoding CbiQ family ECF transporter T component, protein MTTLGQYRAGSSILHRLPAGAKLLGLVLLAVVITVPAPAAWNLGGAAVLVIALYLVAGLGLGELWRQVLAIRLLIVFVVAVPLLFMPIPTVLGNAARMVLVLLLAALVTLTTRTSAMLDTVQRALVPFRRLGVNPDRIGLVLALTIRAVPVITGLAEQLRDAQRARGGRLSVRAYVVPLLVQSLRHADDTADALAARGVE, encoded by the coding sequence GTGACGACGCTCGGGCAGTACCGGGCGGGCAGCAGCATCCTGCACCGCCTGCCGGCTGGGGCGAAGCTGCTCGGCCTCGTGCTGCTCGCCGTCGTAATCACGGTTCCCGCACCCGCCGCCTGGAACCTCGGCGGCGCAGCGGTGCTCGTGATCGCCCTGTACCTCGTTGCCGGACTCGGGCTCGGCGAGCTGTGGCGCCAGGTGCTCGCGATCCGGCTGCTCATCGTCTTCGTCGTCGCCGTGCCGCTGCTGTTCATGCCGATCCCGACGGTGCTCGGCAACGCCGCGCGCATGGTGCTCGTGCTGCTGCTCGCGGCGCTCGTGACGCTCACGACCCGCACGAGCGCGATGCTCGACACGGTGCAGCGCGCGCTCGTCCCGTTCCGCCGTCTCGGCGTGAACCCGGACCGCATCGGCCTCGTGCTCGCGCTCACGATCCGCGCCGTTCCCGTGATCACGGGCCTCGCCGAGCAGTTGCGTGACGCGCAGCGCGCCCGCGGCGGCCGGCTGAGCGTGCGCGCCTACGTCGTGCCGCTTCTCGTGCAGTCGCTGCGGCACGCCGACGACACCGCCGACGCGCTCGCCGCTCGCGGCGTGGAGTGA